ctaaaaaatttcactccgcaccttggtctggctatgtgtgttgctatcctaacccttatctttacctcatattaagcatcgtattcgatatttgactaagttattacctcgtaccaatcaatactagcctattagatagtatacactaaatctatgttgataattcttttcctattatctacctccttggtccggcaagtagcattaaggcgagttctaacgttggccatccgttaaaaagacttctaagcgaaagaattatcaatacatgcaagacactattctagaattgttattttagttaggttttacctcattatttgcctatggttcccacaaccctagttatggagtttagttacccatagtcataatcacaatattcaaatatatggtataagaattcatgtacttacttcaatgagaaagagtaaaatccgaaagctcgcttgattaatcaacaaaaatcaccaacaatcaattcaaagaatctcaaaataatcaagaatctaacaataatcaagggcctaaccaaataatctagaatctaacccccaaaacgaggtttttcgaactatttatagaaaataaaaacttaattaaacaaggactctatttgatggaaatctgtcaaaacgcagcTGGATCGAGGGAcatcatgacggaccgtcgtggtcatgacggaccgtcatggactccttcgtcccatacttgatgcaatttcttctgctgctctcttcattaccctcgacggcaggtatgacggatcgtcacaggcacaacggtccgtcgagggtctccgttccgaaacacttgaactcttggaatatgggtactgggactacttctctgaacttcctgacgaacatgcaggacggaccgtcatggatacgacggtccgtcacgctttccgtaaccccacacttggtcagacttccccatcttcctttagcaggtgcactacgctgccacctacggaccgtaacgAGCATGaaggaccgtcacaagctctgtaggtggtctcttctgcatttcttcactcaaaaacctccgcgttcatctttggacagatttcctgcaaataaggagaaacttatataaaattagcacaaaaaggcttttggacacacttaacttaaggaaaaaatattaataataccttgaaaccacggtatatcaacatcCTCatcttaaattcgttgtttgtcctcaagcgacgcactatgactcaatacacaatctttgtaaaatagtatccatgttttatcctttgcaatcatttggccatcaatcccgattaatctcatcatatttatgcatgctatcactattaggcttgaattatgtggaatcagaccatgacacagactcaccatgcactaacacctatcctctttaatttctcaccgaagtgctaatatttccggtaatgcaactggtgtcctcacttcaaaacaaaatcctcatttttcacacaatgatttcagtttgagtataaggattacttttaaacactcactctcagaacaaattcacactcattcatacctattgccataagcttgcccttattttcactgctttaagttcgctatacaacccttaggatcccgataggactttcttagcttgtaacataggctcagggtcaggtagggtatatttaggtatactttagtgaatttttgtcctccttgacatatcggctaaacataccattttcaatcattttattttgcccagtttcccaTATTCATTCACCTttctattttcccttttttctgtgtaagtgactctcttcttttcttgcttgtatttcttgtaattttttattttttttacttttctttcaactaattcttgagtcacttcacttttgttctttcaaccccactttccagagcattcctcataatagccaccctcaactcatggctttgccatgagtcaaagtacacaatacccaaagttgggtcagggctataaaaaggttgtttactgcattatccaccctcaacttatgcttttggcataagctgaggtgcacatgtccaaggagggaccagggcaaacacattattcccataaaagatcagttggggtgaaaaagaaaggtctaatttaagctcaaatcatttggatcaaagaaggataaacttcatttggttttattttatttaggctaaaaatgggctatattgaataagggcccatgatcctttcctaattgtctattacagcttactttcagcaggactaaccaggcaagttctagctcagtacNNNNNNNNNNNNNNNNNNNNNNNNNNNNNNNNNNNNNNNNNNNNNNNNNNNNNNNNNNNNNNNNNNNNNNNNNNNNNNNNNNNNNNNNNNNNNNNNNNNNNNNNNNNNNNNNNNNNNNNNNNNNNNNNNNNNNNNNNNNNNNNNNNNNNNNNNNNNNNNNNNNNNNNNNNNNNNNNNNNNNNNNNNNNNNNNNNNNNNNNNNNNNNNNNNNNNNNNNNNNNNNNNNNNNNNNNNNNNNNNNNNNNNNNNNNNNNNNNNNNNNNNNNNNNNNNNNNcacaggcaagaaaaccccaaaagaggataccgaattgggctactcagacttcaccctagcactcactttccatttaccccacccccaacaaaaagacatgcaattgtccccaatgcataaaaaaaattcggAATACAAGAgtagtaggtgaagcaaacctggggcgcaaagcgccgacaatCAGCATGGACCATTGTgcttatgatggtccgtcgtgggacacttgaaaacaatggagacccttaggagaggggtctctgaccgtcatgacggttatgcaggacggaccatagGGAGTAttacggtccgtcgtagatgtccgttggaggacacttagaaaacgTGAGAGaaccttaggaatagggtctctgacaaccagaacggttgtgcaggacggaccgtcgtggaacgacggtccgttgcatCTGTCTATtggtgactgttgcagagtgattttctgcagaatttcctgatgatgtgcctgcaaatttaaaacccattagtagaaaatgctaccattactagaaaaaaaaactataagtatttgGGTTACCTCCCAACAAgtgcctgatttaacgtcgcggcacgactgaggacacttgataactcagccttcatcaagatggtatgcctctatcattTCATTCACCGATgaagtatgcccaaaatagagttttattcgttctctattcaccttaaaccgcactccctccttggtttttaactcaactgctccatgagggaatacttgggtaatcaagtaagggccagtccgtttggacttgagcttgcccggaagacaaggcaacccagaactctctaaaagcaccaaatcctcaaccataaactcttgttgtgcacttttttgttcattctccttcttcatattttctttgtgggatatggcggataccgattggagctcaccactctgcctcatggtcctacaaatgtttaAGGTCGCTTCTTTATTGTTCAACTGAAATTTCATctaccccttttccatatcaactaaggctccacctgtagcaaggaatggcctcccaagaataataggcacttcaaaatcgacttcacaatcaagaataacaaaatctgccgaaaatatgaatgactccacttttactagcacatcatggagtatgcctataggcctttttactgttcgatcagccatcagtagccacatcgcagtgggttttgggtcacccaaacccaacttcttgtaaatcgagaggggcatgagatttatgcttgcccccagatcacataatgctttcacaaaatgtaatgacctgactgtacaaggaatagtgaacgcacccggatcttctttcttttgtacgagagatcttgtagaaatagcactacaatgctgcagtctataatcatcctcgaaagtgatctatcttttctttgtaaccagatctttcataaacttggcataaccgggaatttgttctagagcttctaccaaagggacattgatagaaagctgcttcagcattgttataaaacgccgatatttaccatcctcggtctttttcactaatctttgaggaaagggtggtggtggtctaggcatgggaattacctttatagggacttctgcatcttttccagtgctatcttctgcttcaccactaccctctaccaccttatcattatcctttctcaccttttcctcattagacggcataggtgggtcaatggtttgcttaccaccccgagtagtgattgccatacaatgtgcattatttttcggattttggaaagtgttgctaggaagagtgtccagttgccgtgtgttcacagttgcatataattgggccatttgcaactcgatctgcttaatcgatattgcatgtgtatcgaatTTTTtcccaatacctgctaaatcacaccttaactctttaatgtgctcatcactagcatcgaacctcctcatcattttgtgcaacatatcctcaactcgcgccatactatctcaaccatccctaggagtaacttcacgattttgaggagggacatagggcccattcctatcatttctgttaccgtagttacccctgttgaagttgttgtcgcgattgtagattccatctcggacataatgaccctcacggttatagttaccatagattcgaccttggttcccttgactttagcgccaattatcctgatttgagccttgagcgctcggtcgaaaaccccccgtctgctcatttactgcataggaatcctccgcataataacattcatcattaggaggtggtggtttaggcaagtagttaactgcatttatcttttctgcacccccagtgatatgttttagtaccgACCCAAGCTCAGTtttcatctgagccatttcttcacgaatctcatatgtggctgggttgtgagtggactgtactgcgaaggtctttctcccggtatctgacttcctagtactccaagctttattattccgggagattttctctaatttNNNNNNNNNNNNNNNNNNNNNNNNNNNNNNNNNNNNNNNNNNNNNNNNNNNNNNNNNNNNNNNNNNNNNNNNNNNNNNNNNNNNNNNNNNNNNNNNNNNNNNNNNNNNNNNNNNNNNNNNNNNNNNNNNNNNNNNNNNNNNNNNNNNNNNNNNNNNNNNNNNNNNNNNNNNNNNNNNNNNNNNNNNNNNNNNNNNNNNNNNNNNNNNNNNNNNNNNNNNNNNNNNNNNNNNNNNNNNNNNNNNNNNNNNNNNNNNNNNNNNNNNNNNNNNNNNNNNNNNNNNNNNNNNNNNNNNNNNNNNNNNNNNNNNNNNNNNNNNNNNNNNNNNNNNNNNNNNNNNNNNNNNNNNNNNNNNNNNNNNNNNNNNNNNNNNNNNNNNNNNNNNNNNNNNNNNNNNNNNNNNNNNNNNNNNNNNNNNNNNNNNNNNNNNNNNNNNNNNNNNNNNNNNNNNNNNNNNNNNNNNNNNNNNNNNNNNNNNNNNNNNNNNNNNNNNNNNNNNNNNNNNNNNNNNNNNNNNNNNNNNNNNNNNNNNNNNNNNNNNNNNNNNNNNNNNNNNNNNNNNNNNNNNNNNNNNNNNNNNNNNNNNNNNNNNNNNNNNNNNNNNNNNNNNNNNNNNNNNNNNNNNNNNNNNNNNNNNNNNNNNNNNNNNNNNNNNNNNNNNNNNNNNNNNNNNNNNNNNNNNNNNNNNNNNNNNNNNNNNNNNNNNNNNNNNNNNNNNNNNNNNNNNNNNNNNNNNNNNNNNNNNNNNNNNNNNNNNNNNNNNNNNNNNNNNNNNNNNNNNNNNNNNNNNNNNNNNNNNNNNNNNNNNNNNNNNNNNNNNNNNNNNNNNNNNNNNNNNNNNNNNNNNNNNNNNNNNNNNNNNNNNNNNNNNNNNNNNNNNNNNNNNNNNNNNNNNNNNNNNNNNNNNNNNNNNNNNNNNNNNNNNNNNNNNNNNNNNNNNNNNNNNNNNNNNNNNNNNNNNNNNNNNNNNNNNNNNNNNNNNNNNNNNNNNNNNNNNNNNNNNNNNttttcctattatctacctccttggtccggcaagtagcattaaggcgagttcttacgttggccatccgttaaaaagacttctatgcgaaataattatcaatacatgcaagacactattctagaattgttattttagttaggttatacctcattatttgcctatggttcccacaaccctagttatggagtttagttacccatagtcataatcacaatattcaaatatatgatataagaattcatgtacttacttcaatgagaaagagtaaaatccgaaagctcgcttgattaatcaacaaaaatcaccaacaatcaattcaaagaatctcaaaataatcaagaatctaacaataatcaagggcctaaccaaataatctagagtctaacccccaaaacgaggtttttcgaactatttatagaaaataaaaatctaattaaacaaggactctatttgctggaaatctgtcaaaacgcggcagGATcgacggacatcacgacggaccgtcgaggtcacgacggaccgtcatggacttcttcgtcccatacttgatgcaatttcttctgcttctctcttcattaccatcgacggcaggtatgacagaTCGTCaaaggcacaacggtccgtcgagggtctccgttccgaaacacttgaactcttggaatatgggtactgggactacttctctgaacttcatgacgaacctgcaggacggaccgtcatggacacgacggtcCGTAACGCTttctgtaaccccacacttggtcagacttccccatcttccttcagcagctgcactacgctgccacctacggaccgtcacgagcatgacggaccgtcacaagctccgtaggtggtctcttctgtatttcttcgctcaaaaacctccacattcatctttggacagatttgctgcaaataaggagaaacttatataaaaattagcacaaaaaggcttttggacacactaaacttaaggaaaaagtattaataataccgtgaaaccacggtatatcactttCCCAACGTATTGAATCAGGGTGCCAAAGGCATGAAGCAGGTCACCATAGCTATCCATAGTCGCATCTGCAAACACAACAATACCATCTTGTGCCACAGTTAGATTTCTATTATCATTACAATAATGTATAACTCTAGGGGGAGATGGAGGGATTAAATTGCTTTCATACTCATGAAAGTCAAAAAGAGCTTTGTTAACAATATCCTTAGCATCAACAACTTATCCATTGAAAATCTTTGAGTTTCTAGCATTCCAAATTTGCCACATAATGAAAATActtaaattaataatctctATAGAGTCGGGATAATTTTTAACATTTGTAAAAAGATCATTCCACCAATAAGCAAAATCCATTATATATTCTAAGCTAGGCCAATTAAtgggtaaaattttaaaaactaattgAGAACTAGGACACCTAATAAACATGTGATCAATTGTTTCATTATTAAGTCCACAACCCTTACACACTCCACAAATATGCCTCAGTCTCCTAGCAATTATGTGGTTGGCCGGTAAATCATTTAAAATGCATTTATGAATAAAGTGTTAtacttgtttttaatatttatagatCATAAAAACTTCCAGAATTCTTTTGAGAAAGATTTATTACTAAATTGGTCTCTCTCATTACTCACTTGTTCACACCTAATCATTCCTAATTATTTCCATCGCTAAGTGGTATCCTGATTTAACCTCACACTTCCCAGACTTGGTATGGAGCCAAATAATCTTATCGGAAGAGCCTGTGGTTGAAATAGGTATAGAGACTATTTTATGGAAATCATTTGGGCAGAAATACTTCTGAAGATCATCCAAATTCCATGTATGGGTATTAGGAAAATTTTTAGATTTgactaagtcaaatgttctcctatgtcCAGTAaacttaggaggggcattttagtaattaactaattaatttatttaataaacataattatcctaagttgaattagtcaatataaattcctaagacttagactcacgttaAAACACTAGAAAATTCACGATCTGAGAAAAACAGTGAGCAAAATGTAGAAAAACAGAAAAGTTCTCTTAGGAAATTTCAaggtattcttcaaggttttcgtgcaaggtgatattcgtagattcaattctacgtAAGGTATGGGTCTTCTCTCTTGTATTCCTTTCTcaaagaggcttttcaaacgttttatgaattcaagaatatcGAAACTAAGATTGTTCCCAATGACATTGTTAAACGTCCATCACCCTAGTTATCCGTGTTTTCGATTCTAAGAATTCAAGAAtattgaacatgttgttggtatgtggttctaaTTGATCATTATATGTAggattctttatcttttaatGTCTAATGAGGTCTATATATTTGTTTCGTATGTTTAGGGTATTAGTTCCTTGAGTCAaagaatgttgtaatgcctaagTGTTTTCGAGAAGATGAAGCTGTATGTGTCGTTCATGAAGTTTAGTTCACTATTAAATGTCGAATTTCTTAGAATGATGAAATCACTATAGTATATtcatgaagttaattgacttgtCTAGCGATAATTTCACAGTTtgatttatgccaacaaattggcttgCAATACATTATCCAAAAAGTTGACTAGAATTGGcttactattttatttcataaaaaaatggCTAATCATATTCTCATGACCATTATCTAGTGAAattttggcttatgccaatataTTAGCTAACATATTCTAGATTCCATAATATGTGAACAATTAGtctatgccaataaattggcttacaatgtatttccaaaatatgatacaaAATTGGATAATGACTAAGTTATACCAAAATTAAGCATGAACAatgtaactttgaattcataacaaagggtatgccaatcattgggacaaatACCAACATAACctatccaaatgaactatgaatataagTAAGTACATTGAACAAAGTTTATAACGTTCATAAAGACTGGTATAAAGCTACCAAATatcattgaacaagataaggtgagtaatgaaataattagaagtttaagaattatgaaagtgagtggaatgaggtgttaaaagaagtgagacaagtctcactcacgcctagaaaatcatgttaaagatATTCACATAAGAGGGTGATAATAATCGTGAggcaagtctcattaacaccaagatcataatgtaaggttaaattcacattttatcaagtaaagaaagggattaCCGTttatccaaagagttaagtaaacctcataactagaagcaagcttccatattatttgagtcaactctaaaagatgtaaataaaaaggagttgagaaaagcaccgatagactagcaatgagcttgtgccagcacatgtaaacctcatgagatgaggctatcaccaaggtggataagtagtcttcGTATgtatcctagtctttgaactatgttgccagcatatgaactagctagtggattccacctaagagaccAAGGTAGgatgcggtttcactttggccggtgaaaccaccccttttcggtgtggatCAGACACTAGAATTCATGTTTATCTCACCTAATATATGTGGTTTAAatgctcaaagaaagtatttGGTTCATTTTAGCCGTGAACCACTTCTTTTCGGTGTTGGGAAGACACTGAACATGGTTTAACTTTAGCCgttgaaccaccccttttcggtgtaggcagacactggatttcatgttagctcacatgatctaggttcactttgaccggtgaaccacccctttttggtgtggggcagacactggatttcatgttagctcgcatgatcttaatgtttctttaagaaagtaagcaagaaagaagaagaaatgtaatttCAAAGAGAGCTTagaaagtaagagcttaagTATTTCAAATCATCTGtggttgataagaatgaagttttaataaGTTATTGGCTTGTGGAAAATCAAGATATATGACCCAATATCTTCAtgttatgcaaatgatcaaataatgggattagccaaataaaaatttgcttataatgacttcttatattatgccaataaaggtgAGTATAACAAAATGTCAAATCAATGTCCCACAATCTCCATGataagaaaattatgaaataagtggcctagccaataaagattttatgcccaatctaacaagaatggaaagagtAACTTGTCATaagggtagccaaatcattttcttagtcttttggattacttacttgattcattgtaggtatgagactacaatgaatcaatgCACTTGTACgtaaaacataatattaaaaagatctttgaactacacaacaacaagaagaaaaagactgaaaaataaactaagtgttGGGGAAGAAGCTCTCGAGTTTGGAAgagcaaatttcaaaattttcattcgagttgttattaaattatgttcatgattataagatattttgttgatatagaaaatgagttttatgctttgaattaattaaaatatatcatattcataccataattcacaaataattaattaagaaagtCTACTGACTTCACTTTTCAGAAATgacatgttgttataggaagagatttccttgatcatgcatagtccctatgtgtatatgtgcatatattcgtacttagtacaagtgtgtactaaccctatactattactattttatagacgCAGGTCAGGGAgcagattgaagactcattgaaccggtttggattagcgatctccAGACATGGGTTGGTCCatttgagttcgaggatgctaaaCCTATCATTCTAGCTTAGCACTTCatacatagctagtggatgttttccctagAGTTTGTTTTCAGAATTTTATTCAAATCTCTGTATTAAGGtcgtttggcaaactattacgatatattgatttcttcattGAATTGTTTAATCGATTGTAGATTGTTGGTTAATTTGAGTTCATtagaatattattctatatagtaataatatgacgtatatgtataattcactatgctttaaaagtttcaaattttctacaaatttaaatatatgattgtgatgaaagctaagaagaggttTATCTGCGACTTTTGAGAGGTTAACGATGTCGGTTGcatcggattccagaatcctggtgtgacaaacttggtataagagcatCAGGTTAAATTTCCTAGGAACTAAAtctcaaaacaaccacgttacgtagtttctaacttatgattgtgaagtgcgccacaatcatgacttagagactaagtGATGATAATAAAcctcccttcttctactctttatcatGCTATGTagagatttgaaattttgtgtcattctagcatCTAATTCCATTATTGTTTGTGCGTTtagaaaaatgaacacaaggagaAATGTAGGCAGAAGAGTTTAAGAAGAAGCTGCTGggggaaaccaagctcctcctcaatcCCCAGCTACTGGAGTGCAAGTGCCTATCGATCCAACTGCATTGACGGATGGAGAAGTAAGGGAAGCACTAGTTCAGATGGACCAAGCCATCATTACTCAGGCACAAGCTATGACAGCCCTAGCCACTAGAGAGGGTGctcccagggagaacccacatgctagcaccatggctagcagactaagggacttcactagaatgaatcctccaGTCTACTACGGGTTCAAGACcaatgaggatccccaagagtttgtggatgaCATTCATAAGATTCTCTGTGCTATGGGTGTAAATGAAATGGATGAGTTGgccgcttaccaactcaaagatgtggcttaGGTGTGGCACAAGATGTGGCGAGATGGCCGAGCACCATGCGAAGCTCCCATTACTTGGGACGTTCTTAAGGCTGCATTCCTAGAGAGGTTCTTTCCCTGAGAACAGagagaggctaaggttgaggaattcatcaacttaCAACAGGGAGGTATGTCAGTTagggaatactccttgaagtttgttaaactttcCAAATATGCTTTTTCTCTAGAGTCCAATAGCAGGGATGATATGAGCAGGTTTAGGATTGGTGTATCGGAGGATTTGGAGAAGGAATTTCTGGCAGCCATGTTGCATGATAACATTGACCATGGTAGGTTGATGGTACATGCACAACAGGTTGAGAAGAGTCATCGGAGAAAGAGAGACCGAGAGAGCAAGAAATCCAGGTCCTCGGATCAGTCCGATTGGAGCAATGGTAATAATTCATTTGGAGTTCGGGATAggcccaagttcaagaaggggaACAAGCACTCAGGTAATCCTACTCCTCATAAGAACACTAATTCCGAGGGGGACAAGTCTGACTCCAAGGAGTGCAATGATAGAAATGCGTAGCGTGATAGAAAGTAGTGTGATAAGTGTGGCCGTTTGCATGGAGGTGAGTGCTTGGTAGGTACTAATATCTGCAATGGGTgcggcaagagtgggcatatggTCAGGGAATGCCCACAGATGAGGAATCAGACCAGGACAGATGCTCAACCTCGTCCTAGTCCTACTGCTGCAGCCGaacctcctaagaggaacataTTCTATGCTTTGAAAAGTATAGAAGAGCAACAGAAGTCAGCTGATGTGGTCACTAGTACGTTGCATGTCTTTTATTTTCCTGtgtatgcattattagatccaggatccactttgttattttttactcatttagtagcaagtaaatttgacttgcttcctTAGATCTCgcatgaaccttttctagtATGTACTCCCATAGGGGACAACATTAGAGCTGAAAGGGTATATAGAGATTTGCCTGATAACTGTTCTTGATACAGTTACCTATGctgacctaatagaattaactatgcttgaatttgatataattttgggtatggattggctccataggtgttatgctaccataggctgtcgaaacagggtagtaaggtttcagtttccTAATGAGTTAGAGCTGGAATGAGAAGGGCATAGTTCAAACCCAAAAGGCAAATAGTTTCCCATCTTAAagccaataagatgttatctaaggggtatttATACTACTTAGTCCGAGTCGATGACTTAGAACAtgaagttccttccatagactatgtgtccatagtgaatgagtttcaagatgtaCCATGAACTcaaggagatctattggtgggaaggtatgaagcgaGATATTTCTAAGTTGTGGAGGAGTACCCAAATTGCAAACAGGTTAAGGTCAAACACCTTAATCCTGGAGGTCTTACCTAGTCTAttgagatcccgttaccctcacttgttcagttcttgaAGTTAGATATACTTTTCCTAAGTCTGGTTTTGTTCATGAAGctctaaattttagtgcattagtcagttttggtgttttaagtctATAACagtgtgttttatacttgcactatatgagttaatatgagttcatgcttaCATTATATTGCTTTTTTGTATAGCGTTTGCATgattttgtgttgcatgagctGTGATGTGCATTGTGTTAAACtaagattgagaaggaagttcctcaatctcagatatgaagcttcagataatcTTTGAGTGTTGtgcatcatccagagtaagttgtgaatcagatattcacaaagatgAAGTTTCaagcatgttgatgtgttttctAAATTACCCTCTTTGATTTAAAATGATATGTAGTGTCATTGGGGCACGAATATTCCCAGGGGGGGATAATGtgacattccagaaaatgtactcgtctagtgaagaacctattaagttttaagaataggtattgggggtacatagacATCCCAATGcctaatatttagaaatattgggcatattagaaaatattggcttaagggtgttagccaatttctatatatgcACAAGGGAGTATATTAAAATCTAAGTTTGT
This portion of the Solanum pennellii chromosome 12, SPENNV200 genome encodes:
- the LOC107006217 gene encoding uncharacterized protein LOC107006217 translates to MSVREYSLKFVKLSKYAFSLESNSRDDMSRFRIGVSEDLEKEFLAAMLHDNIDHGRLMVHAQQVEKSHRRKRDRESKKSRSSDQSDWSNGNNSFGVRDRPKFKKGNKHSGTNICNGCGKSGHMVRECPQMRNQTRTDAQPRPSPTAAAEPPKRNIFYALKSIEEQQKSADVVTRDNIRAERVYRDLPDNCS